One genomic window of Hymenobacter sp. J193 includes the following:
- a CDS encoding TonB-dependent receptor, which produces MKNVGWSGRPAALWLVLLLLALGLPAAIAQTAARVLVEGVVLDAAGQPVELAGVGVEGQPGGTNTDAAGRFSFSVTPPTGARPLMLVVRRIGFQPLRQPLDLANSRELKLTLQTDTRSLRNVTIRARPGATDVREQVSITPLDPRAAKELPSAFGDFNKILTTLPGVVANNELTSTYAVRGGNYEENLVYVNGFEVYRPFLVTSAQQEGLSFVNPDLVDNVEFSTGGWQPRYGDKLASVLSVNYKRPERFAASATASLTGGTAHVEATSPGRRLTYLVGVRYKNPTYVFNTLKTAQGQYNPTFYDAQVYLTAALGRDTTDPGRTTLSLLTAVAHNDFLFTPVSGKATFSTGTAQFQRLTILYDGHERMQYDTYQTGLSLRRRFSRTFTGELQAGLLLSRELEYRDVEAGYFFADINRDPNSPDFNQEVRQRDVGSRFNNSRNTLRARVGTLEARTEWTPGNRHSVLAGAKAGQEQIEDVLNEYSYVDSADFVPDFRRTRLRSDLNLDSYRYQGYVQDRVALDSLRTLTYGLRAHYWTVNGQLVVSPRAQYSFITRRNPRLSFKFGTGLYYQPPFYRELRRQQAERATPQAPLVYAASLNPELRAQRSLHVIAGSDLQFEQWGRPFRLTGEVYYKYMTDVVPYDIDNVRLRYYARNNATAYAAGFDARVSGEFVKGDESWISLGVLTTRENLSDDSLTVFNADGQAVGKEPKGYIRRPSDQRLNLGIFFQDHLPNIPSVKGYVNLVFGSGLPFSPPDAPELRGTTKLTRSYKRVDIGFSKVLSLNSNAATRRVGQLESLWLGLEVLNIIAANNVGGYNYVQDLNGLTYAVPNYLSPRVVNVRVIARF; this is translated from the coding sequence AGCTGGCGGGCGTAGGCGTAGAAGGCCAGCCCGGCGGCACCAACACCGATGCCGCCGGCCGGTTTTCTTTTTCCGTGACTCCACCTACCGGGGCGCGCCCACTTATGCTGGTGGTGCGCCGCATTGGCTTCCAGCCCTTGCGCCAGCCCCTGGACCTGGCCAACTCCCGGGAGCTGAAGCTTACGCTGCAAACCGATACCCGCTCCCTGCGCAACGTGACTATTCGGGCCCGCCCCGGCGCCACCGACGTGCGCGAGCAAGTCAGCATCACACCCCTTGACCCGCGCGCGGCCAAGGAGCTGCCTTCCGCCTTCGGCGACTTTAATAAGATCCTGACCACGCTGCCCGGCGTAGTCGCCAACAACGAGCTGACGAGCACCTACGCCGTGCGCGGGGGCAACTACGAGGAAAATCTGGTGTACGTGAACGGCTTTGAGGTGTACCGCCCGTTCCTGGTTACCTCCGCCCAGCAGGAAGGTTTGAGCTTCGTGAACCCCGACCTGGTAGACAACGTGGAGTTTTCGACGGGCGGCTGGCAGCCCCGCTACGGCGACAAGTTGGCCTCGGTGCTGAGCGTTAACTACAAGCGCCCCGAGCGGTTTGCGGCCTCGGCCACGGCCAGTCTCACCGGCGGCACGGCCCACGTGGAGGCTACCTCGCCGGGCCGCCGGCTTACCTACCTGGTGGGGGTGCGCTACAAGAACCCCACCTACGTCTTCAACACGCTCAAAACTGCCCAGGGCCAGTACAATCCCACGTTCTACGACGCGCAGGTGTACCTTACCGCCGCCCTGGGCCGCGACACCACCGACCCCGGCCGCACCACGCTCAGCCTGCTCACGGCCGTGGCCCACAATGATTTTCTGTTCACGCCCGTGTCGGGCAAGGCCACTTTCAGCACCGGTACGGCCCAGTTTCAGCGCCTGACCATCCTTTACGACGGGCACGAGCGGATGCAGTACGACACCTACCAGACGGGCCTGAGCTTGCGCCGCCGCTTTTCGCGCACCTTCACCGGGGAGCTGCAGGCGGGCTTGCTGCTATCCAGGGAGCTGGAATACCGCGACGTGGAGGCTGGCTACTTTTTCGCCGATATCAACCGCGACCCCAACTCGCCCGACTTCAACCAGGAAGTGCGCCAGCGCGACGTAGGCTCCCGCTTCAATAACTCCCGTAACACCCTTCGCGCCCGCGTGGGTACCCTGGAAGCCCGCACCGAGTGGACGCCCGGCAACCGCCACAGCGTGCTGGCTGGCGCCAAGGCCGGGCAGGAGCAGATCGAGGACGTACTGAATGAGTACAGCTACGTCGACTCGGCCGACTTCGTGCCTGACTTCCGGCGCACCCGCCTGCGTTCCGACCTGAACCTGGACAGCTACCGCTACCAGGGCTACGTGCAGGACCGTGTGGCCCTGGACTCCCTGCGCACGCTCACCTACGGCCTGCGCGCCCACTACTGGACGGTAAACGGGCAACTGGTGGTGAGTCCCCGGGCCCAGTACTCGTTTATCACGCGTCGCAACCCGCGCCTCTCGTTTAAGTTCGGGACGGGCCTGTACTACCAGCCGCCATTCTACCGCGAGCTGCGCCGCCAACAGGCCGAGCGGGCCACGCCCCAGGCCCCGCTGGTGTACGCGGCCTCCCTGAACCCGGAGCTGCGCGCCCAACGCTCTTTGCACGTCATTGCTGGCTCCGACCTGCAGTTTGAGCAGTGGGGGCGGCCCTTCCGCCTCACGGGCGAGGTGTACTACAAGTACATGACGGACGTGGTGCCCTACGATATAGACAACGTGCGCCTGCGCTACTACGCCCGCAACAACGCCACGGCCTACGCCGCCGGCTTTGATGCCCGGGTGAGCGGGGAGTTTGTGAAGGGCGACGAGTCCTGGATCAGCCTGGGCGTGCTCACCACCCGCGAGAATCTTTCCGACGACTCCCTGACGGTATTCAATGCCGATGGGCAGGCTGTGGGTAAGGAGCCAAAGGGTTACATCCGTCGCCCGAGCGACCAACGCCTGAACCTGGGCATCTTCTTCCAGGACCATTTGCCCAACATCCCCTCGGTGAAAGGCTACGTGAATCTGGTGTTTGGCTCAGGGCTACCGTTCAGCCCGCCTGATGCGCCGGAGCTACGCGGCACCACCAAGCTTACCCGCTCCTACAAGCGCGTGGATATTGGCTTTTCCAAAGTGCTGAGCTTGAATAGCAACGCGGCCACCCGCCGGGTCGGGCAGCTGGAAAGCCTCTGGCTGGGGCTGGAAGTGCTCAACATCATTGCGGCCAACAACGTGGGCGGCTACAACTACGTGCAGGACCTGAACGGCCTGACCTACGCCGTGCCCAACTACCTCTCGCCCCGCGTGGTGAACGTGCGCGTAATTGCACGGTTCTAG